In a single window of the Prochlorococcus marinus str. AS9601 genome:
- the ribH gene encoding 6,7-dimethyl-8-ribityllumazine synthase, which produces MAIFEGSFTTASTLKVGIVIARFNDLITNKILSGCLDCLKRHGLDTSELSNQVDIVWVPGSFELPIAAKTLMKKKSYDVVIALGAVIRGETSHYDVVISEASKGISQVSNENNVPIIFGVLTTDTMQQALERAGIKNNLGWNYALQAIEMGSLIKNLN; this is translated from the coding sequence ATGGCTATTTTTGAGGGTTCTTTTACTACGGCCTCTACTTTAAAAGTTGGGATTGTAATAGCAAGATTTAACGATTTAATTACAAATAAAATTCTATCTGGTTGTCTTGATTGTTTAAAAAGACATGGTTTAGATACTTCTGAATTAAGCAATCAAGTAGATATAGTTTGGGTTCCAGGTTCATTTGAATTACCAATCGCAGCTAAAACCCTCATGAAAAAAAAGAGTTATGACGTTGTAATTGCTCTTGGGGCTGTGATCCGTGGTGAAACTTCCCACTATGATGTAGTTATATCTGAGGCGAGCAAAGGTATTTCGCAAGTTTCAAATGAAAATAATGTTCCAATTATTTTTGGAGTTTTAACTACTGATACTATGCAGCAGGCTTTAGAAAGAGCAGGGATTAAGAATAATCTTGGTTGGAATTATGCTTTACAAGCAATTGAGATGGGATCTTTAATTAAAAATTTAAATTAA
- the secA gene encoding preprotein translocase subunit SecA → MLKLLLGDPNTRKLKRYQPIVEEINFLEEEISQLTDDELRKETQNLKSNISAELDFKKQKELLEEFLPKAFAIVREASKRVLDMRHFDVQLIGGMVLNECQIAEMKTGEGKTLVATLPCYLNALTGKGVHVVTVNDYLARRDAEWMGQVHRFLGLSVGLIQQDMNPVERKKNYDCDITYATNSELGFDYLRDNMATDISEVVQRKFNYCVIDEVDSILIDEARTPLIISGQVERPQEKYQKAAELSLALIKAKELSKDGIDPEGDYEVDEKQRSCILTDQGFAKCEEYLGVNDLYNPQDPWAHYITNALKAKELFIKDVNYIIKNEEAVIVDEFTGRVMPGRRWSDGQHQAIEAKESLKIQPETQTLASITYQNFFLLYPGLAGMTGTAKTEEVEFEKTYKLESTVIPTNQIRKRQDWSDQVFKTEIGKWKAVAKETAKIHRDGRPVLVGTTSVEKSELLSSLLSAEKIPHNLLNAKPENVEREAEIVAQAGRAGAVTIATNMAGRGTDIILGGNSDYMARLKLKEILIPLLVKPDNEHKPPIPKQRNSKSKGGFSRKAGSNLKKKISNSSTNLFPCKLDEVIEKKLSLLSDELVKNWGDKQLSVLELDDRIATAAEKAPTDDKLIRLLRESLSDVKNEYEKVLIHEEEKVREAGGLHVIGTERHESRRVDNQLRGRAGRQGDLGSTRFFLSLDDNLLRIFGGDRVANLMNAFRVDEDMPIESGMLTRSLESAQKKVETYYYDIRKQVFEYDEVMNNQRKAVYGERLRVLKGIDLKRQVIGYGERTMIEIVDAYINPDLPPEEWNIEQLISKVKEFIYLLDDLKVEDINLLSIEELKNYLQEQLRIAYDLKESQIDKIRPGLMREAERFFILQQIDNLWREHLQSMDSLRESVGLRGYGQKDPLIEYKNEGYDMFLEMMTNMRRNVIYSMFMFQPKTDKNDKN, encoded by the coding sequence ATGCTAAAACTTTTGTTGGGAGATCCGAATACACGAAAGTTAAAGCGCTATCAACCAATAGTGGAAGAGATAAATTTTTTAGAAGAAGAAATTTCTCAATTGACTGATGATGAGCTTAGAAAAGAAACTCAAAATCTTAAATCAAATATTTCAGCAGAATTAGATTTTAAAAAGCAAAAAGAACTCCTAGAAGAATTTCTTCCTAAAGCCTTTGCAATTGTAAGAGAAGCAAGTAAACGTGTTCTTGATATGAGACATTTTGATGTTCAGTTAATAGGCGGGATGGTTTTGAATGAGTGTCAAATTGCAGAGATGAAGACTGGAGAAGGAAAAACTCTTGTTGCAACATTACCTTGTTATTTAAATGCTCTTACGGGAAAAGGTGTTCATGTTGTTACTGTAAATGATTATTTAGCTAGAAGGGATGCAGAGTGGATGGGGCAAGTGCATCGTTTTTTAGGTTTATCCGTTGGTTTGATTCAGCAAGATATGAATCCAGTTGAGAGAAAGAAAAATTATGATTGTGATATAACTTATGCCACAAATTCAGAATTAGGATTTGATTATTTGAGAGATAATATGGCTACCGATATTAGTGAGGTAGTTCAAAGAAAATTTAATTACTGCGTAATTGATGAGGTTGATTCAATATTAATTGATGAAGCAAGAACGCCTTTAATCATTTCTGGCCAAGTTGAAAGACCACAAGAAAAATATCAAAAAGCTGCAGAATTATCTCTGGCATTAATCAAAGCAAAAGAATTAAGTAAAGATGGTATTGATCCAGAAGGGGATTATGAAGTTGATGAAAAACAGAGAAGTTGTATATTAACTGATCAGGGTTTTGCAAAATGTGAAGAGTATTTGGGAGTGAATGATTTATATAATCCTCAAGATCCCTGGGCGCATTATATAACTAACGCTTTAAAAGCTAAGGAATTATTTATTAAAGATGTAAATTATATTATTAAGAACGAAGAGGCTGTAATAGTTGACGAATTTACTGGTAGGGTCATGCCAGGAAGGCGTTGGAGCGATGGACAACACCAGGCGATAGAAGCAAAAGAGAGTCTTAAAATTCAACCTGAGACTCAGACATTGGCATCTATAACTTATCAGAATTTTTTCCTTTTATATCCAGGTTTAGCAGGAATGACGGGAACCGCAAAAACTGAAGAGGTTGAATTTGAAAAAACTTATAAATTAGAATCAACAGTTATACCGACAAATCAAATAAGAAAGAGACAAGATTGGTCTGATCAAGTATTTAAGACAGAGATTGGTAAATGGAAAGCCGTTGCTAAAGAAACTGCAAAAATTCATAGAGATGGTAGACCTGTTTTAGTAGGTACAACAAGTGTTGAAAAAAGTGAATTATTAAGTTCACTTTTATCTGCCGAAAAAATCCCACATAATTTGTTAAATGCTAAGCCAGAGAACGTTGAACGTGAGGCAGAAATTGTTGCTCAGGCAGGAAGAGCAGGTGCTGTCACCATTGCGACTAATATGGCTGGAAGGGGAACAGATATAATTCTTGGCGGTAATAGTGACTATATGGCAAGGCTTAAATTAAAAGAAATTTTAATTCCTTTGTTAGTTAAGCCTGATAATGAGCACAAGCCACCAATACCTAAACAAAGAAATTCAAAATCTAAGGGTGGTTTTTCTAGAAAAGCAGGTTCAAATTTGAAAAAGAAAATTTCAAATTCTTCAACAAATCTTTTCCCTTGCAAACTAGATGAAGTAATTGAAAAGAAACTCTCTCTTTTATCTGATGAACTTGTTAAAAATTGGGGAGATAAACAACTTTCTGTCTTGGAGCTTGATGACAGGATAGCTACAGCTGCAGAAAAAGCACCAACTGATGATAAGTTGATAAGGCTTTTGAGAGAATCTTTGTCTGATGTAAAAAATGAATATGAAAAAGTTTTGATTCATGAAGAAGAAAAAGTAAGAGAAGCTGGCGGTTTACATGTTATTGGTACTGAGAGACATGAATCAAGAAGAGTGGATAATCAACTTAGAGGAAGAGCAGGAAGACAAGGTGATCTTGGAAGTACAAGATTCTTTTTATCTTTAGATGATAATTTATTAAGGATTTTTGGAGGTGATAGAGTAGCAAATTTAATGAATGCTTTTAGGGTAGATGAAGACATGCCTATTGAGTCAGGAATGCTTACAAGGTCTTTAGAAAGTGCTCAAAAGAAAGTTGAAACTTACTATTACGATATTAGAAAACAAGTTTTTGAATACGACGAGGTAATGAATAATCAAAGAAAAGCAGTTTATGGTGAAAGACTCAGAGTATTGAAAGGCATTGATTTAAAGAGACAAGTAATAGGATACGGAGAAAGGACAATGATTGAAATTGTAGATGCTTATATTAATCCTGATCTTCCACCTGAAGAATGGAATATTGAGCAATTAATTTCTAAAGTCAAAGAATTTATATATTTATTAGATGATCTTAAAGTTGAAGATATTAATTTACTTTCAATAGAGGAATTAAAAAACTATCTTCAAGAGCAGTTGCGAATAGCTTATGATTTAAAAGAGTCACAAATAGACAAGATTCGTCCAGGATTAATGCGAGAAGCTGAAAGGTTTTTTATTTTGCAGCAAATAGATAATTTATGGCGAGAACATCTCCAATCAATGGATTCCTTGAGGGAATCAGTAGGATTGAGGGGTTATGGTCAAAAAGATCCTTTAATAGAATATAAAAATGAAGGGTATGATATGTTTCTAGAAATGATGACAAATATGAGGAGAAACGTTATTTATTCAATGTTTATGTTTCAACCAAAAACTGACAAGAATGATAAAAATTAA
- a CDS encoding nuclear transport factor 2 family protein, whose product MKRVISIEDLKGLFTKSYGTDAPTKQKWAEFYNENVIFTDPTQETEGLDSYVKAQEKLVKRCDDVFLETHAISITGDCGFVEWTMGLKIMGKEFIYPGTTRLLFGENGLIKEHRDYFDFCGPTFGPVPILGPFIRWLYSKFVS is encoded by the coding sequence ATGAAAAGAGTAATTTCTATTGAAGATTTAAAGGGATTATTTACTAAATCTTATGGAACAGATGCACCTACAAAACAAAAGTGGGCTGAATTTTATAATGAGAATGTTATTTTTACAGATCCAACTCAGGAAACAGAGGGCTTAGATTCTTATGTCAAAGCTCAAGAAAAGCTAGTTAAAAGATGTGATGATGTTTTTTTAGAAACTCATGCAATTTCCATAACTGGGGATTGTGGATTTGTTGAATGGACAATGGGTTTAAAAATTATGGGTAAAGAATTTATTTATCCTGGAACTACTCGTTTATTATTTGGCGAAAATGGATTAATAAAAGAGCACAGAGATTACTTTGATTTTTGTGGTCCAACTTTTGGACCAGTACCTATTTTAGGACCTTTTATAAGATGGCTTTATAGTAAATTTGTATCTTGA
- the psbZ gene encoding photosystem II reaction center protein PsbZ, which produces MQAVNFFFVNALLFASLIAVVGVPVLYVTQPSTEEGQRESRRKIYSIAAVWVVLVFVTGIVSSLV; this is translated from the coding sequence ATGCAGGCTGTTAACTTTTTTTTCGTAAATGCTCTACTATTTGCTTCTTTAATTGCGGTAGTTGGAGTACCCGTTTTATATGTAACTCAACCTTCTACTGAGGAAGGACAGAGAGAAAGTAGGAGAAAAATTTATTCTATTGCTGCTGTTTGGGTTGTTTTGGTTTTTGTTACAGGGATAGTTTCTTCATTAGTTTGA
- the cysE gene encoding serine O-acetyltransferase, with product MLRTFKSDIEIIRERDPAARGIIEIFLCYPGFQSIVIHRFTHKLWQLKIPLIPRILSHLNRLATGIEIHPGAKIGKRVFIDHGMGVVIGETAEIGNNCLLYQGVTLGGTGKSHGKRHPTLMENVVVGAGAKVLGSITVGPNTRIGAGSVVVRNVDGNSTVVGVPGRVVHQSGVKVNPLAHSALPDAEANVIKNLMDRIDSLENEILKLQRTLQCIASSESIDISKLGDSQNLKDKEIFEYLGDD from the coding sequence ATGCTAAGAACTTTTAAATCAGATATAGAAATTATCAGAGAGAGAGATCCTGCAGCTAGAGGAATAATAGAAATATTTCTTTGCTACCCTGGTTTCCAATCCATAGTTATACATAGGTTTACGCATAAGTTATGGCAATTAAAGATTCCTTTAATTCCCCGCATACTCAGTCATCTTAATAGGCTAGCGACAGGCATTGAAATCCATCCAGGGGCAAAAATTGGTAAAAGAGTTTTCATAGACCATGGAATGGGCGTTGTAATTGGCGAAACAGCTGAGATAGGAAATAATTGTTTGCTATATCAGGGAGTGACATTAGGAGGTACTGGTAAAAGCCATGGCAAAAGACACCCAACATTGATGGAAAATGTCGTAGTTGGAGCAGGCGCAAAAGTACTTGGATCTATTACGGTAGGACCTAATACCCGTATTGGCGCTGGCTCAGTAGTTGTTAGAAATGTAGATGGGAACAGTACTGTGGTTGGAGTGCCTGGCAGGGTAGTGCATCAAAGTGGTGTCAAAGTCAATCCATTAGCTCACTCTGCCTTACCAGATGCAGAAGCTAATGTTATAAAAAATTTAATGGATAGAATAGACTCTCTCGAAAATGAAATACTTAAATTACAAAGAACTCTACAATGTATAGCTAGCTCGGAATCTATTGATATTTCTAAACTCGGTGATTCTCAAAATCTTAAAGACAAAGAAATTTTTGAATATCTTGGAGATGATTAA
- a CDS encoding GntR family transcriptional regulator: protein MRFHIQQESDIPASTQLYNQICFAIAARHYPPGHRLPSTRQLAMQTGLHRNTISKVYRQLEIDGVVEAIAGSGIYVRDNITKREFKKSLYSKNKISKPPDQEAKKVIDNLINLGCTLQETRDILTNEIDWRIKCGSRIIVSTPREDIGASMLIAEDLSSKINVPVEVVPMEELEKVLNNSNNGTIVTSRYFLQPLEKVAKQHGVRAIAVDLSDFQKELKIIKELNAGSCVGIVSISPGLLRAAEVIIHSMRGSELILMTTVSDNNSRLLSLLKASNHIVCDGPSLTVVENTLLKNRSQLMRLPQITCAKNYLSIETINQLKKEIGVIN from the coding sequence TGCAGCAAGACATTACCCTCCGGGTCACAGACTTCCGAGTACAAGGCAACTCGCAATGCAGACTGGACTCCATCGAAATACTATTAGCAAAGTATACAGACAACTAGAAATAGATGGGGTCGTTGAAGCAATAGCTGGATCAGGAATTTATGTAAGAGATAATATTACTAAAAGAGAATTTAAAAAATCACTTTACTCAAAAAATAAAATAAGTAAACCTCCAGATCAAGAAGCAAAAAAAGTAATTGACAACTTGATAAATCTTGGATGCACTTTACAAGAAACGAGAGATATATTGACCAATGAAATTGATTGGCGTATTAAGTGCGGATCAAGAATCATAGTCAGCACTCCTCGAGAGGATATTGGGGCTTCTATGTTAATAGCAGAAGACCTTTCTTCAAAAATTAATGTCCCAGTAGAGGTTGTTCCAATGGAAGAATTAGAAAAAGTCTTGAACAATTCAAATAATGGTACTATTGTCACTAGCAGATATTTTTTGCAGCCTCTAGAAAAAGTTGCTAAGCAACATGGAGTGCGCGCTATTGCAGTTGACTTAAGCGACTTTCAAAAAGAATTAAAAATTATCAAGGAATTAAATGCTGGAAGTTGTGTAGGTATTGTTAGCATAAGCCCTGGTTTATTGAGAGCAGCAGAGGTTATTATACACAGCATGCGAGGTAGTGAATTAATCCTTATGACGACAGTCTCAGACAATAACAGTAGATTACTCTCACTTTTAAAGGCTTCGAACCATATAGTTTGTGATGGACCTAGTTTAACAGTTGTAGAAAACACATTATTAAAAAATCGTTCTCAGTTGATGAGATTACCCCAAATAACATGTGCCAAAAATTATCTAAGTATCGAAACAATAAATCAATTAAAAAAAGAAATAGGTGTTATTAATTAG
- a CDS encoding GNAT family N-acetyltransferase, whose translation MKEISLINHTKGALGLRIFGLGPNLKPTNGLIKLQKLLDNNAFWAKDRTINDLKKCLANSDVVISLWVGKEIVGFGRALTDGIYRGVLWDIVIDQNHQGKGFGTLIVKNLLSSKKIKNTKKLYLMTTNKKLFYSQFDFKEVISQNLLIREI comes from the coding sequence ATGAAAGAAATATCTCTAATCAACCATACTAAAGGAGCTTTAGGATTAAGGATTTTTGGATTAGGTCCTAATCTTAAACCAACAAACGGACTAATTAAGCTACAAAAATTACTAGATAACAATGCTTTCTGGGCAAAAGATAGAACAATTAATGATCTAAAAAAATGTCTTGCTAACAGTGATGTCGTAATAAGTCTTTGGGTTGGTAAAGAAATAGTTGGTTTTGGTAGAGCTTTAACTGATGGGATTTATCGCGGAGTGCTTTGGGATATTGTTATAGATCAAAATCACCAAGGCAAAGGTTTTGGCACATTAATTGTAAAAAATCTTTTATCTTCTAAAAAAATTAAAAATACAAAAAAATTATATTTAATGACAACAAATAAAAAATTATTTTATTCTCAATTTGATTTTAAAGAAGTCATATCTCAAAATTTATTAATTCGAGAAATATAA
- a CDS encoding precorrin-8X methylmutase, whose amino-acid sequence MVIDHPIFLESIKFIRSRLVANELNYLEKKVLERLVHTSGDFTVQNLVNFSEGACETGLQALKNGAPILTDTDMAAAAIKTMAENTTRNKVFTARMWFEKNNHTNLTKTAYGLSEGWKELSAINPGSKSPIVVIGSSPTALTYLIDILENAKDLPSLIIGMPVGFIGVENSKNKLISTDLPRIVLNSTRGGAAMAAAAVNALLRETI is encoded by the coding sequence ATGGTAATAGATCATCCAATTTTTTTGGAAAGCATCAAATTCATAAGATCTCGTTTAGTAGCTAATGAACTAAATTATTTGGAAAAAAAAGTATTAGAGAGATTAGTCCATACTTCAGGAGATTTTACGGTTCAAAATCTTGTAAATTTTAGTGAAGGTGCTTGTGAAACGGGTCTTCAAGCACTTAAAAATGGTGCTCCGATTTTAACTGATACCGATATGGCAGCAGCAGCAATAAAAACCATGGCAGAAAATACAACTAGGAATAAAGTATTCACCGCTAGAATGTGGTTTGAAAAAAATAATCATACAAACTTAACTAAAACTGCATATGGCTTAAGTGAAGGTTGGAAGGAGTTATCCGCTATAAATCCTGGAAGCAAATCTCCTATTGTAGTTATTGGCAGTTCGCCTACAGCGTTAACTTATTTAATTGATATTTTAGAAAATGCAAAAGATTTACCTAGTTTAATTATCGGAATGCCTGTTGGATTTATTGGAGTAGAGAATAGCAAAAATAAACTGATTTCCACCGATCTTCCTAGAATTGTTTTGAATTCAACTAGAGGAGGTGCTGCCATGGCAGCTGCTGCTGTTAACGCCTTATTAAGGGAAACTATTTAA
- the mutS gene encoding DNA mismatch repair protein MutS, whose translation MQEDTIIQKNLFAIGNDINEQKKITKIPENLSLEDLKKESQKRPRQRKNSTNLINKFKTDLISNNKNVCINEESYSYKTVSKLKLTPVMKHYVTLKEENKDRLLLYRLGDFFECFFEDAVLISNLLEITLTSKDAGKEIGKIPMAGVPHHAMERYCADLIKKNYSVVICDQLEKSSGNYGTPIKRGITRIITPGTVIEEGMLIAKKNNWISAIYLSEENSDESYEWGISKADVSTGELITLEGQSLSKLFDEIIKLDSSEIIVGSNTARDLLIKGNSQITYTVSQETNFGINEANYLIKNYFQIANLEGIGLKNLNNATRSLGGLLNYLEKINPSNLDKDSSLKISLDFPQIQYGHNKLIIDYQTQKNLEIKNTQRENNYVGSLLWSIDRTYTCMGARCLRRWIDSPLLNVNEIYKRQNIITNFLESKKLRIDTQNLLRAMGDLERLAGRACAGHASPRDLIAIAEGLKKLPRLKSIIELFKYDLPDWTDQLKNIDEGLLELADTISFKLVENPPLNISEGGMIHDGVDNILDGLRNLMDDYSEWLNKEESKERKISKISNLKIQFHKNFGYYISINKSKVNLAPQHWIKRQTLTNEERYITSEIKNKENKIFQIKSRASSKEYEIFCELRNIVAEKTKQIRSIAKSIASLDALLGLSITSVENNFIKPSLIPINDSMTKNSTKIIAGRNPIVEQLLSDKKFVANDISFEDNQKLIILTGPNASGKSCFIRQLGLIQILTQIGSFVPANNAEIKIADRIFTRIGAVDDQSSGQSTFMVEMSETASILNQATSSSLVLLDEIGRGTSTFDGLSIAWSVSEYLAKKIQCNTIFATHYHELNYLKNTNKNIQNFQVLVEQNNDQLIFSHRIVKGGSNKSYGIEAAKLAGVPKEVIEKAKSVLNSLEENNKLNYDIK comes from the coding sequence ATGCAAGAAGACACGATAATTCAAAAGAATTTATTTGCGATTGGTAATGATATTAATGAACAAAAAAAAATAACAAAAATTCCAGAAAATTTATCTTTGGAAGATTTAAAAAAAGAATCGCAAAAAAGACCCAGACAAAGAAAAAATTCAACTAATTTAATAAATAAATTCAAGACTGATTTAATTTCAAATAACAAAAATGTTTGCATCAATGAAGAATCTTATAGCTATAAAACAGTTTCAAAACTGAAATTAACTCCTGTAATGAAGCATTATGTAACTCTAAAAGAAGAAAATAAAGATAGGTTATTACTTTATAGATTAGGAGACTTTTTTGAATGTTTTTTTGAGGACGCTGTATTAATATCTAACCTTTTGGAAATAACGCTTACCAGTAAAGATGCTGGCAAAGAGATTGGTAAGATCCCTATGGCAGGGGTTCCCCATCATGCAATGGAGAGATACTGTGCTGATTTAATTAAAAAAAATTATTCTGTGGTTATATGCGATCAATTAGAAAAAAGTTCTGGAAATTATGGGACTCCAATTAAAAGAGGAATAACAAGAATAATTACTCCTGGAACTGTAATTGAAGAGGGGATGTTGATAGCAAAGAAAAATAATTGGATTAGTGCTATTTACTTATCAGAAGAAAACTCAGATGAATCTTATGAATGGGGCATATCAAAAGCTGATGTAAGCACAGGAGAATTAATAACTTTAGAAGGCCAATCTCTGTCAAAACTATTTGATGAAATTATTAAATTAGATTCTTCAGAAATCATTGTAGGAAGCAATACAGCAAGAGATTTATTAATTAAAGGAAATAGTCAAATTACATATACTGTTTCTCAAGAGACTAATTTTGGAATTAATGAAGCAAATTATCTAATAAAAAATTATTTCCAAATTGCAAACCTAGAGGGAATAGGACTTAAAAATTTAAACAATGCCACTAGATCACTTGGAGGTTTATTAAATTATTTAGAAAAAATTAATCCTTCAAATTTAGATAAAGATTCTTCTTTAAAAATTTCATTAGACTTTCCACAAATCCAATATGGTCACAACAAATTAATTATTGATTATCAAACTCAAAAAAACTTAGAAATCAAAAATACGCAACGAGAAAACAATTATGTAGGTTCGCTACTATGGAGTATTGATAGGACTTATACCTGCATGGGCGCAAGGTGTTTAAGAAGGTGGATAGATTCACCACTATTAAACGTTAATGAAATTTATAAAAGGCAAAATATAATTACAAACTTTCTAGAATCTAAAAAATTACGTATAGATACCCAAAATTTACTTAGAGCAATGGGGGATTTAGAAAGACTTGCAGGTAGAGCTTGTGCAGGTCATGCAAGTCCCAGAGACTTAATTGCAATAGCAGAAGGTTTAAAAAAATTGCCTAGACTAAAATCCATAATTGAATTATTTAAATATGATCTCCCAGATTGGACTGATCAATTAAAAAATATTGATGAAGGACTCTTAGAATTAGCTGATACTATAAGTTTTAAATTAGTAGAAAATCCTCCTCTAAATATTAGTGAAGGAGGCATGATCCACGATGGTGTTGACAATATATTAGATGGTTTACGAAATTTAATGGATGATTACTCTGAGTGGCTAAATAAAGAGGAATCAAAGGAAAGAAAAATTAGCAAAATTTCAAACCTAAAAATTCAATTTCATAAAAATTTTGGTTATTACATTTCTATTAATAAGTCAAAAGTTAATTTAGCTCCACAACATTGGATCAAAAGGCAAACACTTACTAATGAAGAAAGGTATATCACTTCTGAAATTAAAAATAAAGAAAATAAGATTTTCCAAATAAAAAGTAGAGCTTCATCAAAAGAATATGAAATTTTCTGCGAATTAAGAAATATAGTTGCTGAAAAAACAAAACAAATAAGATCAATCGCAAAATCCATAGCATCTCTTGATGCACTACTTGGTTTATCAATTACTTCAGTAGAAAACAATTTTATAAAACCTTCATTAATACCAATAAATGATTCAATGACAAAAAATAGTACAAAAATTATCGCAGGAAGAAATCCAATTGTAGAGCAATTGTTAAGTGATAAAAAGTTTGTAGCAAACGATATCTCTTTTGAGGATAATCAAAAATTAATTATATTAACCGGTCCCAATGCAAGCGGAAAAAGTTGCTTTATAAGACAACTTGGTTTAATACAAATTCTCACGCAAATTGGTAGCTTTGTTCCTGCTAATAATGCTGAAATCAAGATTGCAGATAGGATTTTCACAAGAATTGGGGCAGTTGATGATCAATCATCTGGACAATCAACATTTATGGTAGAAATGTCTGAAACTGCATCAATTCTAAATCAGGCAACTTCTAGCTCACTAGTTTTACTTGATGAGATTGGCAGAGGGACATCTACTTTTGATGGACTCTCAATAGCTTGGTCAGTAAGTGAATATCTTGCAAAAAAAATTCAATGTAATACTATTTTTGCTACGCACTATCATGAGCTTAATTATTTAAAAAATACAAATAAGAATATACAAAATTTTCAAGTTTTAGTAGAACAAAATAACGATCAGCTAATTTTTAGCCACAGGATTGTTAAAGGGGGCTCAAACAAAAGCTATGGCATAGAAGCAGCTAAATTAGCAGGAGTCCCAAAAGAAGTTATAGAAAAAGCAAAATCAGTTTTAAATTCTTTAGAAGAAAATAACAAATTAAATTATGATATAAAGTAG
- the holA gene encoding DNA polymerase III subunit delta gives MPIQILWGNDLNAQNTFIQKLIDKEVSKEWKEINVTNLNGDDDKQVNKAFDEVLTPPFGDGYRIVTLKNNPIFTAKNEDLRTKFEKIHDNIPQNTYFILQNTKKPDSRLKSTKFLQKLIKDNLAKEKSFSLPEIWDYEGQKRFLEDAANEMNIKIDKNAAELIIDSVGNDSFKLINELAKAKTYLSALSGDSNSQLFLKSIDVKKIFSDHQSNIFKIIDLLLQKNINESLIEINYSLQKGEPALKLNAGLISQIRIHTIIKLAVNSGNDNAEKICNLAGISNPKRIFFIRRKVKNVSQEYLINLMSNLLDIESLLKQGNNPINVFTEKLINLS, from the coding sequence ATGCCAATACAAATATTATGGGGTAATGATCTAAATGCTCAAAATACATTTATTCAAAAATTAATTGATAAGGAAGTATCCAAAGAATGGAAAGAAATAAACGTAACTAATTTAAATGGAGATGATGATAAGCAAGTCAATAAAGCTTTTGATGAAGTTCTTACACCTCCTTTTGGAGATGGATACCGAATAGTTACATTGAAAAATAATCCCATTTTTACTGCCAAAAATGAGGATCTAAGAACTAAATTTGAAAAAATTCATGACAATATACCTCAAAATACTTATTTCATTTTGCAAAATACAAAAAAACCAGACTCAAGACTAAAGAGTACTAAATTTTTACAAAAACTTATCAAAGATAATTTAGCCAAAGAAAAATCATTTTCTTTACCAGAAATCTGGGACTATGAGGGCCAAAAAAGATTTTTAGAAGATGCCGCAAATGAAATGAATATCAAAATTGATAAAAATGCAGCTGAATTGATAATTGATTCAGTTGGTAATGACAGCTTTAAACTAATAAATGAATTAGCCAAAGCTAAAACATACCTCTCTGCATTATCAGGTGATTCGAATTCACAACTTTTTCTTAAAAGTATTGATGTAAAAAAAATATTTAGTGATCATCAATCCAATATTTTCAAAATCATTGATCTTCTCTTACAAAAAAATATTAATGAAAGCCTCATTGAAATAAATTATTCTTTACAAAAAGGAGAACCTGCTTTAAAACTAAATGCTGGTTTAATTAGTCAAATAAGAATTCATACCATTATAAAACTAGCAGTTAATTCAGGTAACGATAATGCAGAAAAGATTTGTAATCTTGCAGGCATTTCTAATCCAAAACGAATTTTTTTTATTCGAAGAAAAGTCAAAAATGTATCTCAAGAATATTTAATTAATTTAATGAGTAACTTACTAGATATTGAATCATTACTAAAACAAGGTAATAATCCTATAAATGTTTTTACAGAGAAATTAATTAATTTAAGTTAA